The following coding sequences are from one Paenibacillus sp. JDR-2 window:
- a CDS encoding stage VI sporulation protein F translates to MAKDLSKDVLNAINKKTGKNISENAVKKLANGVSASTMKNEEELRKLIKNVSDMAKVPVSDKTMNDIVKAVKASGMSIGGIESLIKMMIK, encoded by the coding sequence GTGGCTAAAGATCTTTCCAAAGATGTTCTTAACGCAATAAATAAGAAAACCGGCAAAAACATTTCCGAGAATGCGGTTAAAAAATTGGCTAACGGCGTTTCGGCTTCCACGATGAAAAACGAAGAGGAGCTCCGGAAGCTGATCAAGAATGTATCGGATATGGCAAAGGTTCCGGTATCGGACAAAACGATGAACGATATTGTAAAGGCCGTGAAGGCTAGCGGCATGAGCATAGGCGGTATCGAATCGTTGATCAAAATGATGATTAAGTAA
- a CDS encoding DUF2768 family protein: MDPMTKMWVSLIGIGLMAIAAVIITFARLKTKGIIKFTLSFVSFILLVFGFLCGLIAIV; the protein is encoded by the coding sequence ATGGATCCAATGACGAAGATGTGGGTATCTTTAATCGGAATCGGACTTATGGCGATTGCCGCCGTTATCATTACGTTTGCCCGGTTAAAGACCAAAGGAATTATCAAGTTTACGTTATCCTTTGTTTCCTTTATTCTGCTTGTATTTGGTTTTCTATGCGGGCTGATTGCCATTGTCTAA
- a CDS encoding 2Fe-2S iron-sulfur cluster-binding protein codes for MIELKGRTKTAVVEPEVGATLLRHALKAKVDWSSNCTRGTCARCRCLIEDGAEALEGITDAEWDRMEPEEFEDGYRLACQAVVKNREIPVKAINKPYF; via the coding sequence ATGATTGAATTGAAGGGGAGAACGAAAACGGCGGTGGTTGAGCCTGAGGTGGGGGCAACGCTTCTAAGGCACGCGTTAAAAGCGAAAGTAGATTGGTCTTCCAATTGTACCCGCGGGACCTGCGCGAGATGCCGCTGTTTGATTGAAGATGGGGCTGAAGCCCTTGAAGGAATTACGGATGCCGAATGGGACCGGATGGAGCCGGAGGAATTTGAAGACGGTTACCGGCTTGCCTGCCAAGCAGTCGTAAAGAACAGAGAGATCCCGGTAAAAGCCATAAACAAGCCGTATTTCTAG